TTCCTTTTTAGGATTTCTTTTTTGGTATCTTTAAGTCATGCGAGCGCTTCATACGCAAGAATGTTATAGGTTAATGCACTTTCTCTAGTTCCCTATTGTACCATTAGCTGCGTAGCGCATTTAAATCATTGTCTTACCACGTTTACCGTGTTTGGAGCTAAATTAGTATTCAAAAGtggaaaaaaacaaattgctaAATTATTCGGTGCATCATGTGAAAAATTCTAAACGTGTGAAGCAACATCGGCAAACATACAAATCTGTTGGCCAATTgacataatcaaaataaaataaaataaaataaaacagaattaaaAAGGGAGTATAAAAAGAGAAAGATACGATATAGAAAGGAAAGAAAATGTGCTAAAAATTTACCTAGCAAAGCATCTTTGCCGGCGTGAATGTTGCAGTATATGTGATGGTCGGTGGCCACCAACGGCTCGGCTGGAGCTTCACCACCAGCTTCCATCAGTTTCAGCTTAGCTGATATATCGTGCACATCTgctaaagaaaatacatatatttgaatatggtATTAGTTGTTGCCTTTCATAAAGATACTTGGGGTTGTAGGgcgtcaaatttaaaattatggaaGCTTTCTCGAAACAAGTTTTACTATAGAATTAGTAATATTTTGCTATCTAAGCTAGCTAAGGAAACCTATATAATTCTATACACTACCTTAACTACTTCAAAGACCGTCTAtgcaatgaataaaataattattgatgtcTCTTTCAACTTTCTCTTTAAGGCGGATCTTTCACAATGcatgatacaaaatatatctacaatCTACAATAATAACAGTAAATGTTCAAATTTCTTTTTCCAAATCCGCCTACACCTATTGGTCGACTTCGTGATAGTTACAAATATTGTCAAATGCTAAATGCGTTACTATCGCATACTTaatcaagtaaatatttttattttttgggtagtatctaaaaaaacaaaaacaaatatgaacaATGTAACATTGTATCTACTTTTGGTATAATGAAATGCATACAAAAACCACCGTTAGCCATTGTTATGATGTCGGTTGGGCGATCAGGTCAAAATTAGTAGCGCACATGTTCAAACAAACCCGCATTGTTTACATGCGCTCGCGCCTATTTGCGCGCCGCCACGGAGCCAACTAAAACCTGGACCATGTGTGCTCTACAGTATTTGCTCTACCTCGTTTTTTCTATTACTATTGGTAGAGTTCCTTCCTagctctgtatcaaatttttgGAAAGGTCTTGAAATTTTTGATAAGAATGTTTATTGGATTTCGATGTATGTTACTCACCAGTTATAGGTATAAATGCGAATATGTAATAATGGGCAtatgattttatgtattatatatgtctCCTTATTTGccaaaaactataaaaccagtgtatattaaattagcatTGTATTTTGGAAGAACGATTCGATATAGACTACATTTTATCCTGAGCGCGCAATAGAGTGATTTTAACTCGAAAGTTATTACTGTGACGAAGAATATGAAAGATATATGCGAAGCCAAAAAGGTTGGAAACTGTTAGTgaagattaaatttaacttaagATTAAGTTTCAGCCCCAGAAAGATCTGAGTTCTTAAATTTTGTTACTTAAGAATATAACAAGAAACCAGGACTAATGCGTTACgcgcttttaaaaatttaacaattccAAATATTCCAATttcattccatttttatttcacacaacttgtattttaaatttgttaattatggAAAAGTTAGCTATTATGCTTACAGTGTTTCTATGAATGAAATTCCTCTATGAAGTGACACAGATTTGAATGAGGAATGAACAAACCTCCAAATAAGAGTAGCGGAttgtttaatagtttaatCTTTTATCATTCAAGGGACGTCGTAGTTTCGTTAACGTTACCTACATGCTCGAGTACGCCCACATATCCACATTAATACATGGAGGTCGCATGATCATCACCGtcctgaataaataaatgtttttggtACTTAGAAACAGCTTGTTTTACAACATTGCGGtcgtttgatttatattttttacgatgTTCAGTATTCAAACATACGAATTATTGATCTCGCCTCGTTATCTTTTTGGGCTCACGTCGCTTATATGTCATATTTTTGAGTCAATATAAAGCCTGGAAATTGGTAAACAGGGTTTCACAATAGAGCCACCTTTTTGTGGAGAAATTTTGCTATTGATACACTATGTATACGCACAACTATAGCTTTGAATGTGTATACTGCTAGGCTATAAACTTTAGGGTTTTATATCTAGCCAGTTTTATAActtcatttcattcaaatattatatcatagcaCCAATAAAACTTTACTGCGCTTCACGAAATTTGTTTTCTCTGGCgcctttattcaaataaataatagtcaGAAGATATATGGATCATAgccaattattatatttttgtaaacaaaatattcataccGTTAAAcgagatacatacatactacgTTTTACGAAAACAGCTGGTAGGATTTCGATGTGTATTATTTGGCAAGAAGAATTTCAAGACAGAAGAGATAAATATAGGGGATTATAAAGGTTTCTTCTAAAGGTATAAAATCTAAAGTACTTCTTTGCTCACGTAGTTAGTAAAATTGCTTaagttcaaaaaataaaaatgcatgttTATAGCTTGCTTGCTGCTGCACGTTCATTTGTGAGCCAAATTGAAAGAAGTAggtattactattatataagtagCCTCATGACGAAATTCAACATTTTCCTATTtctttagtaaaaaaaatactaaatgaaTGTTATGGTttccttaataatttatggtCTTTGAGGCACCGATTTACTCTGGATTTATCCCCAATACGTTCGCACGGACTGCCCTTTGGGAGTCTTATTAAACCCAGGCTCGGAGACATTGAGAGGAAAAGATGGACGCTGGCAGTGAAAGCAAATATGATGGCTCGTAGGTTTGCATGTTGTTCTGATGAAGAAAGATAAAACCTATTTCATGCGTAGTATCTTCATACACACGTGTAAAAGGACTGCTTAGAAGCTACAAGCAACCTATAGTTAGTCATGTTCGACAGTTGACAGTATACACCGTCTTTATGTTATGCGAAAGAGAAGTACAGTGCGCCGTGTACGAGCCTGCCCCAACCAAGTCGTACGCTGCATAGCGGCTCGACTGCTGATATGTGTACCACTGCTGCAAACTGTCTACTTCCCatatagtaatatagtaaTGGCTGACATATCTAGTGGTGAGAATAATTGAATTAGTAATTGAAGGCATGCTAAAACATACCTagctaattttaaaaacacttgcttcttgtatttataaaaaactagctgcgccccgcggttttgcacgcgtaagtccgtatcccgtgggaatatctagataaaaagttgcctatatgtcattccagttactacgtaccaaatttcattgcaatcggttcaaaaaaatttgcgtgaaagagtaacaaacacacacacatcctaacaaactttcgtatttattatataagtaggaaggataggatagaacaggataatattattattaaaacgaaattataaactagcgatatagtaataactaataagaCTTATGATTCTCACCTGACGTAAGCGCTTGTTTCAATGCCCGCCACTGTCTCGCATGGTAGACGGATAGGGTAAGCACCACTacgaaaaaaacaatacagcCACTAACTGCTAAAGTCAATGTAGACGTTTGTATGTCCCAACCACTTTCACGAGCACTACTCTCAGTCACTTCACCGCTGTAGTCCGAGTATTCGTAATATTCGTAATCACTAGATAATTCACTCGCGTTTGAGTCATTGTCTTTTCGTGGTGTGTTAAAGGGCCAGATGCGGACCTCGTAAAGCGGTTGGCAGATGGTGTCCCTATGTATCTCACAGGGGAACTTGACGGCGAGGCGGCGTGGGTCACAGCGGGTGCAGGGTTTACAGTCGCCATTTTCTCGATCCCACCAGGTTTTCCCGCGCTCGCAGGCGCCGCCGCCCAAGACGGGAGCGAGCGTCAGGATAGCGATCAGCAAACATAACCTGAGTATCTCTCCTCGCATTACCTATTAGGAATtacatataaagaataattattcactttaaaaattaaattcacgtaacgatataatcaattaattaaattcaaactatGTAGGCATCACTTCGGTATAGGCAAgacaaatgattattttaatttattccttttATTTAGTTCCGTATAGTCCCGATAAGTCCTGTACCTGTACGAAGCCCTTActtaaaactcaaaaaaaaagtttagaaGTAAAAGTAGGTATTTCGATGgttgtgatttaaaaaaaaaagtgaataaataattgtactaATTATAAGATAGTGAAATCGTTATGGGAaagataataagtaaataaatgagaaatagaGCATTAGCATTCTGGCTTGCTATAAACTGtaggtaatattatatcatttaatctGCGCTAAAGCGTAGGGCTTTTAGAACAAGATACAGGTTTAAGGCTTGTTTCTTATCGTTAGACGTTCGTTTGCAGCTAAAACTTTCTAAGCCGAGGCTTTGAAAGACATGTGATTATTATCAATTGTTGTTCCTTATATTCAAACACACTAGGaacatgaattttatttacttatctaCGTACCTAAATACGTATTTATAGTGCATTAGATATAGTTCAAATTGCAGCTATATTAGTTAGGACTATATGTATACTTCTACCAAATtagctaattaaaataaaataattagtaatttcTGTGTGCTTGGTGCGCAATACGTGCTGTTTTCTTGGTAAAATGTAGCGCGTAAAAAAGGCATGCGTATAatcctaataaaaattaatgaatcttcatttttttatggtaataGAGGAATGgtaataacgaaaaaaaacaatgatagGTTGTAAGACTTAAGAGCccagaaaaataattattttttcaatctaCTAATAAGAcgtacaacataatataatagaggTTTTTCTAATCCCAAGCATCAAGCAGAATAGCTAAGTATGTAGGTGTATGTTTATACAACATAACCACGTATAATTAAGAGATATTACATGTATATGTtactacataaaaaatgctactttataaaaatttattatctaagaGCGTTTTAGCAGCATCATAGCGaaaggtatttttaatagagggctcttaacaaaattaaattggatGCTCTTAGAGCACATGATCACATCGTTGCTTTATgatcgtaatattatattgataattgaaCGGAATATCGTGAAAATCCGGATATATTTGGCAGATACGTAGAAATATTCTAAATACTATTTGTTATGAAAAAGATAATCAGCtagataagaaaaaaaaaacaaaattatgtggGGACCTTCCTACTTCTTGTGGAAATCAGTCtcagtaataattaatcacataGTATTCTTAGTGCaaataggtaataataataaatatttaccttaAAGCTTAGATTCATGTATGTTACCTATGTCTTCAAAAAGGTCCACATCTCAAATTAAATACACTCCAAACACTGATTCTTTTTACATAACTCCTGGCcatctaattataaataaaaatatgttcatcTTTAAGCACACACTATTCgtgattttaaatactatagatatatttaatttatttatgaaataaactcaATTAAATGATAACGGATTCTATAAATGCGCCTACgctttattgtttaaatagcGTGACTGACAAATCTTAATCGAATCGACACTCGACAGTCCGTTGCCCAACTCAACTCCCGTATTCCGAAGTCAAACCGAGTTTAGCAAGAACGAATAGGTCACaacgaatatttattataaatgtaattattttggtTCTTCACCGCATGAacataagatttaaaattggttAATGCTTGGTTGAGTGATGATCGGTTGTGCCAGCAGTGTTACTTTTCTATTTCTGTTCATCAAGTCGAACtatgtaagaaaaaaattaaaagagcttaataattaatcgtaacaattttaaattatatatatgttacaaaaattacGTAGCCATACAGTTACACATCAAAAAACCATGTATctaatccattaaaaaaatatttttatacatgaaaTTTGACTGACGTTCGATCTTATTTCCATCAATGTCATTAGTCAATAGTTCAAAGgtttttacattgttttaattttttgtggattgaattgtaattttattgtttcaatgtGAGGTTcgcaataaacattaattaacaaataatcgGATCATTGCGTTTTATTCAATAcaacattttgtaatatttaggtgcataaaataataatataattaaatatttaccagTATTTAGGTCTCGAACTCAAAACATGAGCGCAATTAATCGGAAGAACAATAGAGCACAAAATGTCCAAGGTGAAAATATTCAAGATCCATCAATATCATCAACAGTAATGAACATAAAACCAAGAGTGTTGTATAGGCAAAATGACTGCATTGGCTTGTTTGATCATCTTCCAAGTAccattttcctttatttccttacctttttccattttttttcctaaatCGCTTGAGAACCGTGATATTAATTGGTGTCAGAAACTTATAATGATTTCTATTTCAGATTCACACAATACTGCATCTAAAGTGCCAGTTTTATCAACATCTACAGCTTTAATTCTcgttcttattatatttttgtcttcCCTTTTGACATTGAGCTTTATTTATAGGCAGTTTCCTGATTTAGATGAGTAAGTTATTGTGAGAATTTACTTAAATTGTTTGCaatcttttacattttacgttaattttttaccaaatatattgttttttttcatgaaGCCAGGAAAAACAGCATATAAAGTTACCATGGGATCTGGAAGAGGCCAAACAACTTGGTCTTGTTTTAGATAGATACAAAGACAAGTACTTTTATGAAGTATTATTGGGAGTAatcttagtatatatattgtatccTTTTCAAAGAATATTAGTTGCTGGCCCCTGCTTTGCCCAGGTTGACCCAGAACACATAATAGCTTTGACACTTGgtcatgatttatttatttatttatttatgctttattgttttggaataattacaaattgagacttaACCTAGGGAACATTATCACAagtggcggtcttatcgctaaatagcgatttcttccagacaaccggaaacaaaaaaatgatgcagcgttttaattgtaattttttacattagcTCAGTAGATACATAGATTACACAATACAACCTGACAAAAATtaactgtttataatattactagcggtccgcaccagcttcacccgtggtacatatatagcacaTAGCATTCCTCAATGAATGGGGTATCTaacagtgaaataatttttcaaatcagaccagtagttcctgttcaaacaaacaaactcttcagctttataatatttattttttttacaattattatttcaattgcttaaaataacttccaagttttaaatatcatttagtttgaatagaataaaaaacaaattgatgattaatattcatttagacACCAGTCTAATGacttagaaataattattttttcagccACAATTTACTATATAACAACCTTAACCAGATGTACAGTTTGCAAACATTTGCAATTCCAGGGTCAATATTTCTCAGTATTCTATCCGGATTTCTATTTCCGTTCTATTTAGCATTAATTTTGGTTTGTTGCTGTTCTGCTATAGGAGCGagtttatgtttctttttatctaatttactTGGGAAGAGATTGGTGAAGAAATTTTTTCCCGAAAGAGCCGCACAGTGGTCAAAAGCTGTTGAGAAGCATAGAAACAACTTGctcagttatattatatttttgaggGTGACACCATTCTTACCTAAttggtttataaatatgtCCGCACCAGTGATTGGTGTACCTCTTGTGCCATTTGCATTAGGAACCTTTATAGGTGAGttatatattgattaaaaaaatattttagtctaTCTTATGGGGAAAGGAGATTTGTCTTGTTGTGATATTGTGCttgttgtaataattaaaatgtttatattactttctcaaaacttaaaattctaaatcagtatttttttttaggtatAGCCCCACCTTCATTTGTGGCCATACAAGCAGGGCAGACTTTACATACATTGACTTCAACAAGGGATGCATGGTCATGGACTTCCATAACAGTCCTTAGTTTGTTTGCCCTAGTGTCATTAGTACCTGTATTATTAAAGCAAAAACTAAAAGAAAAGTttgaataactatttataatttttagttaatttattttagacaaattaatacaaatgggtttgattaaatgttttaacattCCAAGTGGAGTGTATTGTTTGAGGCaagcatgttttattttaaaattagacttttaaatcattttaataattaataagaagtATAATTCATAGGtaatataggtaaataaaaaacaaaaaggtaCGTCAGTGACTCTTTTTCAGCAATAAGAACCAACATGAGCAATGAATGTTTCATTATGTAAAGTTTGTTGGACAGTTGGTCTCCAGTACCACCAGTTGTAccacactaaaataaaataaaaatatgagagTCTAATAATGTGTGATAGCCAAAATGTATAAAGCATAAGCATAATATTTCTACTAGTATTCCTTATAaactgtttatatttgtaaggaactcaagtatttttaaaatgatgacatattgaaaaatgtagcACAGTATGTAGCAAAGCAAAATTATTCAtagtaatttcaaaaatacttacaCAAATATGACTCTGGTAACTTTATTTCTAGAGATCTACATTGATGTTTGCATTCATCAGCAGGTGCTAATGTAACAGTTCTCTTTCCacttaatactaataaaaatgagaaattacATTCAGTATCTGGCACTTGAAATTGATTTCCATCtgtatcaataattataaatctttcTGAGCTTTGACCAAATTTTGGAACAATTTTAGGTCTTGGAATGTATTGCCGTAATATTCTTGCTGCATTCAATGTGTTAATTTTCCTACAAAAATCATGTTCTTgctctaaaatattttatgattaaattttgaacacagtatagtaacaaataaagaatatttgcTTACCAAATATAGAGGTTGTGATTTGTATTACTATCATGATTGTTACTGAACACATCTTCaggtgttaaataatatttattattaactaatacTTTAGGACTCTCCACATCAAATACCTTCCTATTTCTAACATATAATTCACTTAATTGTATCCATGACAATTCTGTttgtttagttaaataaatcaagGGTGAAATGTGCTGCCTATGTGAATGATTAGGATTCTGTATTTCTCTGACATTTTGAACATTACTACAAGGCCAACAATCCATATCCACCACCGTAAAGTAAGGATTTTGGAGTAAGCATGTTTCTTGATGCAGgcctgtaaaaaaaatattaaaaaaatttaatagaaatggtttttattgataataaagtaGAAACAAAGATTACCCGTTAATCCTGGAAAAAGCGATAGAAACGGAAGAGAAATTTGTCTCCAAAGCCGCAGCCCtggataaatatattcttgtaCATTGCAAATGAtacaactataaatatatcggTAATGTGTAGTAACAGCTATTACACACGAAAGAGCAAATActatgcataatattttaagccaTAGTTTGTATTTGCGTTGACTTGAGTTTTCTAGATTTCGAAGGGAATCTAAATACATCCGTCGGAACTCATCCTCGCGAATACCTGCATCAATGCATTCTTTTCTTAATCTCTGTATATCGTTGGCATAATCATGCAAAATTTCTTCAGTCATTTATTGATTGgaaatagttaatatttactcatttattaaagttttcagTAATGTTAGCTTATTGACGATGACGGATGTGCAAACTACAATGTTGAATGTACATATCAACTTGTGGTTATCAATGTCAGAAAAGTCACTGTcagttattatacatatacagcACAGACCATAtacttaaaaagaaaagttacATGACCGTGGTACTGTACTATTAGTAATATATGTACTACTAGTACATACTAAAGGtaagtatttttacaaaagggacaacaataataatagtaatattattttatataagcacTGAAacgcatatttatttttaaagaaacactacaataaatatacaacgGGTTTAAAATCATGGGGATGTAATACGCAggtaatcaaaatttaattgcaatgaaatgggGTTTAGTAGGCTGTTCAAGCGTCATACTTTTACACACGAGGAATAACACTTGTGGCCTACCTTCTTTGATTAGCGTTTATTATCCTGTAATGCAATAGAAAAAGAAtacaattatctttatatctgTATACTGAAACAcgtaaaaatacacaattcaCTTGGATTCCCTGTGTTTTAGAGAATAGTTTCTTTCACCTttcatctattttattttaattaaaattatacaaaaactacaGTCTAAAACTACtgatactattatattatatataatgtactagctgcgccccgtggatATTGCCCGCAAAGTACATAATGTTACATATCCTCTATAAATGGGTTAtcaaacactgaaataatttttcaaatcgtatTAGTAGTTCcgttgagattagcgcgttcaaccaaacaaaaaaaaatcaaaagaacttcagctttatcattattagtatatacatGCCACAATTTTCTAgtacaaattgtaaaaatgatGGAGAGTATACGTGACTGagattgtaaaattattttagcgGTCTGAGACTATTTTCAATGCGCTCATAGTTTTagtcttgttttatttacttatgtcttaatatattatagatgtattattgatattttgtgTATGTGCCACTTATGGTTAGGTACTCTTccttgttatttaatatacaaagtaACGAACAGGCATTTGACTTTTTATgagaaaatgtataatattttttatttaaagatgtgTACCCCGGAAGAAGCTGTTACAAAGAAACTTTAAGATATAGTTATTCTAAATGGGACGCACAAACATTAAATGTCAAAAGGACCAAACTGAAAaccaattatgataaatttgcGACTTATAGATTGAGTATAAAAATAGCAATGGACATCGAATTAACAGCAGAaggaaaaaaatcaatcagttCATAATTGATTCTAAATTATTACAGCAATGTATTTAGTATAGTTAGTAGTTCAAATATTTCGAGTCCGTTTAGAGTAGCATGCCACCTCGCTTAGACACCCAAAGCGGTAGCGACGGCGACGAGGGGCATGTCGTGCGCACGAGTTCATGTGgaggttttaaaattttacccTAACGGTAAGCGATGCACTTAAAAGTTTGAAGTCAAAGCATTCTGCGGTTGGTATACCTGCCTTTCTATTGAAGGATTGCAGCAGAGTTTCTGTAAAATCTATTCACTATAACTATgttcgatatttatttaaaatctgtaaTTTTTCCGGTTCATTAGAAAATTATTCGTGTCATGCCAAAGAAATGTGCATTTCTGTGTACCAAATGCATACGGAGGAGTCGAAGCCCGCCGCTTTTATTTAATCCTCGAGCaagaaacaatttatatcaaatctaatatctatatttcctaatattttaatgttttggtactactattgttgtaattttttatgaacattatatataaacaactaGCTGCATCCGGCAatcgctgttctgccttactcttatcatgtaggtgtatgaaaaatagatgttggccgattttcATAGATActggataagcacaaaaaatttcatcaaaatcggtctagccgtttcggaggagtatggcaacgaaaactgtgacacaagaattttatatgttagaaGATTTACTGTCTAGAGCgtcataaacattaatattctcCTCCCATGGAGGACATGAATAGCCTTTGAGTAAGACTTATAAGTATTTTctcatacaatttaaatgaagtgaatttaaataggtattataCCTAATTTTTCTACCTAGGTTGTTTAATTCAcgaataaatgatttattatgaatgtttACTTGAACATTATGCCTCTCTTTTATATTGGTTTTGGGAAATTGGATTTTATGAGTTATTTGGTTAATCCTAACCAGATATACAtccatatatctatatattgcGTTGCtgagattttgttttattttttgatttaggttatttaatgaaactgtAATTATTAAGCGCTTTAGTATGTTTAATCTTAacgtatttcttattttaatgtgtaaatGAGACCTCGCATGCAATTACTACCTATATGGTATTTCTAGactaatattttatcgtttttgTAAAACGAAATTCAATCACTGGACCAGCCTGAAAATTAGCGCTGTTACGCACATTTTTTGGTGTACTGCATAATAACGCATTTAACAGAGGCAGGTTCCGTTTTCTTTAGAGAATGAACATATTATCCGTCTGAGGACTGTGCAGGCCAATGTTACGTTCTTTATTCACAATCGTCAGCGTTGGTCCAATAAATGGTCATCGATTTTTGTTGTAATGTTCAGAGGCCCATCTTCACAATAGTTAGCGTTGGTCCAACAAATGGTCCTTGATATGCCGCAATGCTAGGAGGCCCCTTTTCACAATCGTCATCGTTGGTCCAACAAATGGTTCTCGATGTTTGCAGCAATGATAGGAGGCCCCTTAACACAACTGATAGCATTGGACCAACAAATAATTGCAGGGACAATGGGCTCTGGCTAAAGTGTAttgttaatgaattttaaacatgTGGAGTCGTAATTAGGTAGGTTCATATTTTCGGTGCAAGGTTTTCAGCATCTTGTTTTCGTGGGAGGTATACATAGGTAGCTTTTTAATACTATCACAGTATTTTTAAGTACTCTATTTACtgaaattttatagttattgatatatttttatatccctGACTGATTCTgagaaaaaaagaaac
The sequence above is a segment of the Zerene cesonia ecotype Mississippi chromosome 17, Zerene_cesonia_1.1, whole genome shotgun sequence genome. Coding sequences within it:
- the LOC119833581 gene encoding tumor necrosis factor receptor superfamily member wengen isoform X2, encoding MNLSFKVMRGEILRLCLLIAILTLAPVLGGGACERGKTWWDRENGDCKPCTRCDPRRLAVKFPCEIHRDTICQPLYEVRIWPFNTPRKDNDSNASELSSDYEYYEYSDYSGEVTESSARESGWDIQTSTLTLAVSGCIVFFVVVLTLSVYHARQWRALKQALTSDVHDISAKLKLMEAGGEAPAEPLVATDHHIYCNIHAGKDALLGSPTVKKGFGNVYTQEKHSP
- the LOC119833581 gene encoding tumor necrosis factor receptor superfamily member wengen isoform X1 — its product is MNLSFKVMRGEILRLCLLIAILTLAPVLGGGACERGKTWWDRENGDCKPCTRCDPRRLAVKFPCEIHRDTICQPLYEVRIWPFNTPRKDNDSNASELSSDYEYYEYSDYSGEVTESSARESGWDIQTSTLTLAVSGCIVFFVVVLTLSVYHARQWRALKQALTSADVHDISAKLKLMEAGGEAPAEPLVATDHHIYCNIHAGKDALLGSPTVKKGFGNVYTQEKHSP
- the LOC119833419 gene encoding transmembrane protein 41 homolog is translated as MSAINRKNNRAQNVQDSHNTASKVPVLSTSTALILVLIIFLSSLLTLSFIYRQFPDLDDQEKQHIKLPWDLEEAKQLGLVLDRYKDKYFYEVLLGVILVYIFLQTFAIPGSIFLSILSGFLFPFYLALILVCCCSAIGASLCFFLSNLLGKRLVKKFFPERAAQWSKAVEKHRNNLLSYIIFLRVTPFLPNWFINMSAPVIGVPLVPFALGTFIGIAPPSFVAIQAGQTLHTLTSTRDAWSWTSITVLSLFALVSLVPVLLKQKLKEKFE
- the LOC119833418 gene encoding uncharacterized protein LOC119833418, with the protein product MTEEILHDYANDIQRLRKECIDAGIREDEFRRMYLDSLRNLENSSQRKYKLWLKILCIVFALSCVIAVTTHYRYIYSCIICNVQEYIYPGLRLWRQISLPFLSLFPGLTGLHQETCLLQNPYFTVVDMDCWPCSNVQNVREIQNPNHSHRQHISPLIYLTKQTELSWIQLSELYVRNRKVFDVESPKVLVNNKYYLTPEDVFSNNHDSNTNHNLYIWKINTLNAARILRQYIPRPKIVPKFGQSSERFIIIDTDGNQFQVPDTECNFSFLLVLSGKRTVTLAPADECKHQCRSLEIKLPESYLLWYNWWYWRPTVQQTLHNETFIAHVGSYC